Within the Drosophila melanogaster chromosome 3R genome, the region TAAATAGGGCCTTTCCTAAAAATTCCAATTAACTTCGTTGATATCTACTTCCTACTAGTCCTACTTAAAcgtttgtttttaaatgtttaatccAATGGTATCAAGTAATCCTTTTATCAAATATAAGACATGTGTACATTTGGCTGAAGATTCTTCATTTTAGTAACATTGTTAATGACCACTTAGTTAAAAACCACTTATCATTCTGAAGTGAAGACGtatacaaacacacatagCCACACACTGCCCagttattttgaaaaaatatggaaaaatgtCATAGACATTTTTGGCAAAGCTGCCACAATAGTCTGTATGATTGACAACGATTTCCAATTGAGCACGGAGAATTGTATTATTGTCAGAATGTTGGGTAAATTTTGCCTGCTTGCAGGGCCAATCAGTCAATTTGCTAACAGTTGATTTAACTAACCATGAATCTCCGTCCCAGGTATCGCGCCGTCTCCGTGAACACTTCCGATACGCCAGTGCCGCGGGAGAGCAAGTCAAAGAAGCAGCCACAGTATGTGCCCACGATGCCGAACTCCAGCCACCTGGACGCAGTGCCACAGGCCACGCCAATCAACCGAAACCGAGTGCACACGAAGAAGGTTCGCACATTCCCGATGTGTTTCGACGACACGGATCCCACGGCTAGCCTGGAGAATGCGGCGCAGAAGGAGTGCCTGGTGCCCATTCGACTGGACATGGAGCTAGAGGGTCAAAAGCTGCGCGACACCTTCACGTGGAACAAGAACGAGAGCATGATTACTCCGGAGCAGTTTGCCGAGGTGCTGTGCGACGACCTGGACCTCAATCCCCTGCCCTTTGTGCCGGCTATTGCACAGGCCATCCGACAGCAGATCGAAGCCTTTCCCAACGATCCCCCCATCCTCGAGGAGACCTGCGACCAGCGGGTCATTGTTAAGCTGAACATTCACGTGGGCAACACCTCGCTCGTCGACCAGGTCGAGTGGGACATGTCCGAGAAGAACAACAACCCCGAGGAGTTTGCCATTAAACTCTGTGCGGAATTGGGATTGGGAGGAGAGTTTGTTACGGCCATTGCCTACAGCATTAGGGGTCAGCTATCGTGGCACTGTCGAACGTACGCCTTCAGCGAGGCCCCTCTATCAACGATTGATGTGCCCTTCCGGAATCCCAGCGACGCTGACGCATGGGCGCCATTCCTAGAGACGCTTACCGACGCCGAAATGGAGAAGAAAATCCGCGACCAGGACCGCAACACGCGCAGAATGCGACGACTGGCCAATACCACAACTGGTTGGTGATCTTCCGCCGATCCAGCAATGTGTCACTAATGTAATCCTCCTATTAAGTACCATTATGCATCCCAAATAAATGTGTGTCTGTCGATTTTAAAACCTATTGTCTTCTACGCGCTACTTCCAAAAAAAATAGTTCCAAACGATGTTACAAAATAAGCTGATACTCTTTACTGCTTACGCTAAACTCGAATCCTTATTCTACATTATCCAATACTAACTTTCTGCCGAATCGGGCTTGTCTTGGTCCTGATCGCCGTCGTAGAACTCGTTCTTAGCATCAACCAGCTTGTCCTCATCGGCTACGGATATTCGCACGTCGGGATCACTCGCCTCCTCCCGGTTGCTGCGCAGCTCCTCCAAGTCCACATCAGGCGGGGTCTGCACCATTTGGACGCTGGGCGAGTGCTGGCACATCTTAAGGTTTTCATACACATGCTTAACGATGAGTTCAAGATACTGCTTTGAGTTAGCATTATCTTGGCGTGAGTTAATCTCTGGATGGAGTGTAAAGTCGGGGGCGAAAAAGTCGTAATACTCGGTGGCGGGTAGGTCATTTTCAATGTCTTGGTCCACCAGCAGCGAGGTCTCGTGCGTCCAGCAGCGGGCCACGTTCCGTAAGGTGTAGCCACCGCCTCCGACCACCAATGTGGGTACGTTCAGTTCCTTCACAAATTTGACACACTCACCATGTCCCTTGGTGCTCAGGGAGAAGCAACCTAGTCGATCTCCAGCTAGTGAATCCGCGCCACACTGCAAAACGATAGCCGTGGGCCGGTAGAAGTCCATAATGGCAGAAATTATGGGTTTGAACACCTGAAAATAGCTCTGGTCATCAATGCCCTCCTTTAGCGGCACATTAACGCTGTAGTATCGTCCCGATTCGGCGCCTATCTCGTACATGTCTCCCGTGCCGGGAAAAAAGTAGTTTCCGTATTTGTGGAACGAAGCCGTCATCACTCGGTCCGTAAGGTAGAACGCCTCCTGCACCCCGTCGCCGTGGTGCACATCGATGTCGATGTAGAGCACCCGAGGATGGTACTTAAGCAGCTCCAGAATGCCGATGACGATGTCATTCACGTAGCAGAATCCGCTTGCCTCGAACTTCTTGGCGTGATGCAGTCCGCCCGACCAGTTTATGCATATGTCGCTGTGGTTGTGGTTCAGCTTCTGGGCTCCCTCCAGCGAGGCACCCGTGTACATTGCACAGAAGTCGAAGAGGCCATCGAACACGGGACAGTCCTCGCCTACGCTGAAGTGCGCCAGGTACTTCGTATAGGCCACGGCTTAAGAACAGAAAATTATCAGATTATTCTAAATGTTATTCCAATTGGGCGACTTCCTCTTCAACTCACAATTGCACTGAATGTTTTGTGGAGTCACCTGCTGTAAGTAGGCGATGTACTCGTCGCTGTGGAAGCGGAGCATGTCCTGCGCACTGGCCCTGCAAAGAATTCCGGATTAGTATAATTTACGCGGCACAGACACACCTCTCCGCCAACTCACTTGTACGGCCTGTAGATCTTCATTTTCTTGTGCAGTCCGTAGTTCATTACCAGGCTGTGAGTGACCGCCAGGCGTTGCGGCTTCATGGGATGCCCGGCTCCATAGTGGAAGTTGCCCACGTCCGCGTTGTAGAAGTACGACACCCTACGGTCCGTCATCGCGCCAACTTCTCAATTGGATCGGTTATTGCAGGGACGCCGTAGTCCCCTAGTTGTGGACCAAATCCTCGCCGGGCAGCAGGTACGTCTTCGCATACAGGACAATCAGCAGAACGGCCACGATGAAAAGGAGTCGCCGGGTTGTGTCGTATTCGCCCAACAGCATGCCGCTCCCGTGGTCACCTTTGGGTACCTTTGTTTAATCGTGAGATATCAATTTGCTAACTTATTGCCAATTGAAGACAACTTAAAGCGGCGTGCGCCGATAGTGTACTAAAAATGGACATAGCTAGTGATGTACAAACGCACAGTCACGTCACGAGAGCATCCCTATGGTGATGCTATAATTTTTGTTCTGCTCAATTCACAAGTCTCTCTGTGCatgtggttttattttatttttggtcgATGTAAGGAAGGCTAGATGTTGTAAAATATACGTGTGTcttttagttttcatttaggtttatttttaagcctaatgtattaaatgaaataaatacaCGAACGTAcgcttgccaaaaaaaaaacccgccAGATATGACCGAAAGCCGCCGGGCCGGCAGCACTGTCCAGTTAGTTTATCTtctattttgattttctaaTTCGACTCTGCTCGCGCTAATTTTCGTGATAGAGAATATTGGAATATTGGAATACGCGTATTGGAGTATTGGAATTGGAGAATGCAGTAATCAACAATAAAAGTCAGTGGACAAGGGAATGCAGAAAGTGTGTCAACTGGCTAAAAACGGCGAATCAGGAAGCGCTCCTTTGGGCAACCGATAAATCCGCCAGCCGAGCAAAATCGGAGCCAATTACGAAACCGCCATTGATTTTGGTTCCCATCAATATGTAAGTTGTGCCCCGGCTTCTGAATTAGTCCCCAAAAAACTTTGAGTCCGCGGAGGAAGCAGTACCCACCAGAAATCTGCGATGTTGACCCTGTATTACGTGAGTGCCACCGTCCTGCAGTCCTGGCGCATTCAAAAGGCGTGCTCCAAGATCGCCGAGCACCTCGCGCAGCCCTCGAGCATCGCCTTCTATACCCTCCAATCGGGCAGCGATGACGGATTCGGTAAGTGGCGGCGTCATTGGAAGGCGTTCACGCTTATATAGACTGCCTGCTTCCTCCACAGATCCCGCCCTGGCCAGCTCGGAGTTGTGCTGCAATCGGAACGCGGCCAAGGTCACGGACATCCTGTGGCTGCACGCCAACCAGCGGGGTTGCTGCCTGCGTCCGCTGCAAACGCTACACATCACGCCTTGGATCAGCTTTCCGCCGGCGCCCAGTCTGCTTCCCTTCTCCTATGCCGCCGACACGTTAACGCCGGCGTCCACGCCCACGGAGGCGGACGTCCCGCGCCAACAACGGGTTTCGCTCTCTGCCCAAGGGGAGGAGCGGATGCAGCTGCTCCTTGAGGCCGACATAGAGCCACTACAGCGGCCCAGCTCCGAGGACACATCAGCAGTACGGGTAAGTTAACCCGACGGCGTGTTGCGTTTTTTTTAATCTCCAAATCCATCAATAAAAAACAGTAAGGCTTAAGCAAATTCAAgttataaatgtttaattgcCACAATTCGGAGTCCACAAATACATGTTTATACATGTTTATTTGCAACAGAATAGTTCAAAGACTTCAGGATGTAGGAATAGCTTTTTAATGGACTTTTAACTACATAGTTTGGAATTCACCATTAAAGGGGGACTACGAATATTACTCCAAAGTATCTTAAGAATGCTACCGTAATTAAAGTTAGCCCACTTTGTATCATCATAATGAGAACAGATAGGGACAATCGACCTTCGGGTGACGCCGCAATGTGGACGGTGTTGCGTGCGGTAATCTTATTAAGATGTACATGGTTGAATCGATTAGAGCGCTGGcgtcatacatacatacatacgacTACACTAACTAGGGGTATCCTCTCGTGTGTCCTTTCTTCTTCTTGCATGTCGGCGGCCCATGAATCAGCTGGAAGATTACGGTAAGCTAATTGCTTGGAAAATAGATTCCCACCTGGCGGTGCTCATCGAAACAGACGTCGAGCACTTCACGAAACTTTTGATAACGACTTTCTTGagaaataatttatgcattaACGATCAGCTGCCACTTTTGCGGATTGAGTGTAAGCTGCACCTGAAATCGTTTTAAGAATTTGACTTCATCTTAAAAATCCCACTGATTTATTGTTTCTCCCTCCCAGCGGTGCAACGGGAAGGGGATCCGCAGCCCTTTGAGCTTCTGGCCAAGCATCTGAAGCGGCAATCCCGCATAAGCGTCGGTCTGGACAAGGATGGATGGAAGAAGCACATGGAGGACTTGCGTGCCGTAGGTGTGCTGGCGCACCAGGCCACCGAGTTCGAGTACCAGAGGAATCGCTCTGAGGGAAGAACGAAATCGGATCCCACCACACATGATCAACGCCCGACTTCGGAGCTTTTGGCCAAGGCTGTGGCCGTGGTGGAGCCCACCAACAAGGCATATCTGTCTCCGGCAAGGACGACAGAAGCCTCGCTCAAAGCCGAGGCCAAGGGAACGTCAACAAAACCTTTTCCGACTAAAAGCGATGCCAAACCCGCCACTCTTGCCAAGAGCGAGGGCACGCCAGCCACAAGCAAAGAGGACTCCAAGTTAACGCCAACTAAGGGTGCATTAAAGACAAGCGAACTAGAGAAACTAGCGGCTGTCCAGGcagcgcagcagcagaagaaagAGGCAGTCCAGGTCTCTCCCGTCAAGGCTGCTTTCTTAGCTAAACCACCTATGCTAAGTAAACATGATGAGCCTGATAAGGCATCAGATCAGCCAACGAAGCCCAGGAAATCCTTTGAGGCGGTAAAGCCGTTAAATTCTCCTCCGTCATCCAGAGCTGCTCCCTCGCGTCCTGTGCTGCAACGCAACAAGGATAGCCTGCAGGACGCAAAACCATTGAATGTTTTGGTCTACTCAGACAGCGCCAGTGCGCGGGAATCCACATTGGCCActctgcagcagctgctggagCGCAATGTGTACACGATCTATCCTCTGATGCCTCAGCAAGCGGCTCAAAAATACTGGACGGAACAGACTGCGTTGCTGGTCGTCTGCGGATCGGTGGCACACGGAATTGGGCAGATATTGGTGGACTACTTTCTGCAGGGCGGCAAGGTGTTAAGCCTGTGCTCGGATATACTGCACTTTGTACTCCCCAACTATCGCACAGCGGAGGTAGGACTCTGTTTTGTGGAAAATATACCCAAATTCGCCAACATCCATCCCGTGTTCTACAGGTTCGAGAGCACGAATTGGTTCAGTTCTCCTATGACAAGTGGCAGCGGGTCAAGATGATGCACCACATCTTTTGCTACCAACCGTCGCCGGTGAAGAAGCACTTCTCCACTGACAGCGAGGAGTCCACCAAGTCGCACTCTCGCAAACCGTAAGTAGCTATTGCTGCTCCCATCCAGACTGCCAGTGACCAAAACACATTGCTAACCTTGCCGATCTTCTTAATAGTGCCAATAACAAATAGCCCATTAACTGAGTATCAGTGTATTTGAAACCGAAATGTTGCATGTTTTATACACCCGAAAGCCCTATTCAAGTCGATTATTGCACAGCCGTCGGGTAAATTGTAAAAAAGAGGCCAAGTTATAACGCTTTACTTTTTAGACCCTTGCAGAAGGTATATATCTTCCAGTCAGAAGTTTTCAGGGCTTAAAGGGTTAAAAGGCACTTTCTTCATTCTTGATCAGTTTTACCAGCCAAGTCCGTCTGTTCATCCAGTTTTAAGGATTCTAGCCTCTCAGTTTTAAAGCTGTTTGCATGAAAAGACTTCCTCCTGAAATATGTAAGTAAGAAAAGGGAATAATCGGTCCTCTATTTCTTATAGCTTCCATAGGAAtaatcgaaaaataaatgaaataaaaatggaatatATAATTCccgttttaatttgtattatattttttcttgacatatacatatgtaatttCTGCAAGGGTATATGAACTTCGGCCTGCCGAAACCAACCTCCTGTCTTGTttcatttatgtatattattaCTTTTTCTGAATGGggcttgaaatgaaatgaattaatCCTAATTAATCGTTCTTATACTAAACCGATTCTAACCAATTCCaattctcattttatttctcAAATGTTTCATGCTCAAATTGGTCTCGTTTACTCTAAATATGGCttaatttctatttgattCGGTGTGCACTGTAATCCATCTATCTAAACTCCGTTTTCAATCCGCCTAACTAACTAACCTATCTATGTTTTCTGTAAGCTCTCTTAACTCTTGTTTTTTATCGATTGAATGTGCCATCCatgtaatttaattgtttaattgtgtTATAAACATTTGGCATTTCAAACCTTTTCACCATCCTGCTACGTTTACCTTCTAAATCCTTAAATTTCTGCGTGTGCTTCTATATGTGTGTGCTATCACTATTATAATCCATCCTACCAATAactaaaataacaacaaaccaaaaacaaacaaaaatcgaaaaaaaaacacaaatcaaaCCACGAAACGCTGCTCAGAGCTCTAGTATGTCCAAGGTCCATGGAACTGAAGGATCTGGCCGGTCACAGCCACAATTTGGATGTCCATGTGCTGGGAACCGAGGAAACCTGGAATACGCCCAGCTtgatgttggccaaaagcctGCAGAGCGGCGGAAAGGCCGTCTTCTCCCAAGTAAGTGATTGCTCATGTAAATATAACaaacatatattaaaaaaaaacattcctatgaaacaaaaaaaaaaacaggtgCACTTGGAAATGAATCCCAGCGAATTTGAATCCGATGAGACTAAGTACTCCATTCTAAAGCAAAACGAGCGAACTCGCCTCGAGATATTTGCGGATCTCCTGGGAAAGTACTTGGATGTGCAGGTCCGCGGTGGAGACGGTGTCGACCAGCCGCAGCCTGGAGTTGTCTACAAGCACGCATATTTCCTAGGTCGGCACGAGGTCAGTTCGTCTCTCCATTTGTTTTGGCATCAGAATCCAATATTCTAGCTCTTTTTGTTATTCAGGCCAAGTTTGAGCTTCTGGAGAAGCTACGTCTGCGCTGCAGCGGATCCGACAACGTGATAGCAACGCCGAACCTGACGATGAAGTTCTGTGGCAAGGACGATAAGCCTCCAGTGGCCAACAACAATGTCCTGCCCATACTCATACATTCCTGTCCGGATGACTTCTCCACCGTGGATTACTTCGATGTGAGCGCATTCTAATTCTAGTCTATAGCAGAATTAACCCAAATTCCTCTTATTTTAAAGAATCTTAAGACGGAACACATCGGACGACTGGTCATCTATGCACCGGTGGTCAGCAGCTCCATGCATCTCATAAACAACCTGGAGCTCATCCACGGCCTGGCTGTGCTCCCCGTGCAGCAGACGTCCGGAGTGGGTCGCAGAAATAATCAAGTTAGTACTCTAGAAGCATCCAGATTTAAGTTCTTGTTGAAATCATCGCTTTGTGCTTTCCAGTGGCTTAGTCCGCCGGGCTGTGCCATGTTCTCGCTGCAGCTGCACCTGACCATGGACAGCGCTTTGAGCTCTCGGCTGCCTCTGTTGCAGCACCTTGTTGGAACGGCGATTGTTAATTCGCTCCGCAGTCATGAAGAGTACGGGGTGAGTCAAGACTGTAAAGTTTTACCATTTAGTTGAATCTTAAGTTAAGATTGTTTCGATTATCTCCGCCTGTGGGACGATGGGACGAACCTCAGGATCTGTAAAACTGCCAAGTGCACAAAGTGATTTTTTAGGTTTAATAAGTTTATTTGACATTTTGTTTCGATTTCGCATTTAAAGTCCATTTACTATATACACTTGACCATACATAATtcacaatatatatttaatttaacacTAGTCCGTCATATACAATACATTGCTGCtgtatatacatgtatatatatatatatatatatatatatatatatatatatatatatagttctCTTACACATAATTAACAATTTAGAAATTGCTCACCTGATTAACGTTTACATTTATGTTTGCCACagtgcttgtttgtttgtttgtatatgtatgtctATGCCTTCTCTGTTTGCCTCTGCTCTTAAACATTTAAGCGTTTTGTCTTTTTCGAGTTAACATTTGATTTGCCTTTGTTTCGTTTGCTAACAACTGCAACTGGAGTGCTCCCGATACATGcctacacatatgtatgtagtttttAAAATGGATTGCTATAATTTGGTAGTTACGTTTATGTATTTACAATCTTCGCTCGGCTCGATAGAACTTCGCCTTGGGAGAGAGTTTGTGTAGAGTGGACGAGGGCACAAAGCGAGCTAGCTTAGTTGGTAGATCGAAATTGTACTAGACAGTGACAGTGGCCATGCTGCAGTTCCCTCAGAACACGGACTCGGCGGAACGGGAAAGGTTGACGGGGTGGGAGGGACTGCGCGCCAGACGCTTCTTGGGAAGATGCTCCAGCAGGGAGAGCAGGCGTGCGAACTGCGGCCGGTGCTCCTTCTCGTAGGTCCAGCACAGCATCAGCAAGTCCTTGACATCCCGTCCAGACTGCAGGTTGGCCAGCGACTGCTTCATCCCACGGCCAACCTGCCAGATGATCGATTCCGCCGGCTGATCCTTGAATGTGAACTCGCCGCAGATTAGCTCGTACCAAACGGTTCCGAAAGAGTAGACATCGGAGTATGGGGTGAACTCCAGACACTCTCCACGCGGCTTCTCCGGCTGCAATGCTCGGATTAGCTCCGGCGCCAGGTAGCACAACCAGTTGTGGGGCACTCCTAGGCCCATATCACAGTAGAGCAGCTTGGTGGAGCTGAACAGCCCAAAGTCCGTGATAATCACCTTGCCGTTCTCGATGAAGATGTTCTTGGTGCGCAGATCTTTGTGGATGATCTCCCTTGCGTGCAGGTAGCCCATGCCCTGGGCGATCTGCTGGGCAATGAGGAGAGTCCGGTTCATGGCAAACTTCTCCCGACGCTGGTGAATATACGTATACAAGGTGTTGCCCTTGCACAATGAAGTCACAATGGCCAAATATGGTGGGTTCATGCAGGCTCCCATGAACAGCACCAGGTTCTCGTGTCGAGTGTTCTTGAAGTTGGCTACCTCGCTGCGAAACGTCTCCAGCATGTGTTCGTCTTGCAGATAGTCCTCGTTGAGCAGCTTAACCGCCACATCTCCGTGCCAAAGGGCTCGATGCACGGTGCCGAAGCGTCCCTGCCCTATCCGCTCGAGCAGAAGCAGATCACCATACGGGATGTCCCATTCCTTGAGTGAGATCGAGTTCTGGCGCCATTGTCCCGAGTCTCCGTCTTCCGTTGAATCCACACGAACGGGTGTCCGGTCCGAGTCCGTGCTGGCACTTCCAGACAAGGAGACTGTCTTGTCGCTGTCATTTGACTTGTGGGTATCCGTGTACTCGCTGGTGAACGGCGTCCTCTTATCCACACCGGCTGTGCTCAATTTTCGCGGAAAGAAACTGcaggtgctggtggtggttgtgCTATTGACCAGACTGCCCGTCAAGGTGGCCGCAGTAGAAGCGTTTGAAGTTTGGCTACCGATGAGCGAGCTCATGTGCCCGTTGGAGCTGCTCACCAGACTATCAAGTCCTCCGTTGGCTGTTGCAGGCGCCGTGGGGAATTGCTCTGGCACTGGTTCATTGGAGATGAGCGATACACCACCGCTTCCGCCACTGCTCGTCACCGTCACGTTGGGAAAGTTGAATTGACTCGGCTGGTGCTTGCCAAGCGAAGGCGTAGGTAACAGATTGGCGCTAGAGCTGCTGCCCGCCTGATCCAGCTCGCGCTCCCTTTGCTGGAACAGCGCCGGACTGCTGGGCGTGGAACTAGTGCAGCTGGAACTCGGCGAACTGCTATCGCCGTGCTGCTGATGCAAGGGCTTACCCAGGGTGCTCTTTTTTACCAAAGGGGATCCTTTCGCCGCGCCATGCACATGCGGCAGACTGGCGTATCCTCCCTGCTCCTTTATGTGCCGAAACTCGTCCACATATTCTCGTGGAAGTCCACAGGAGGGCGGTACGTGCGGTGCGCATGACTTGTGGCAGATGTACTTGCAGTCGGTGCACTTCATCCAGCGGTGAAAGACCTGCTTCTGGCACAGGGTACAGGTGGCCATGAAGCCCAGGGCCTTGGTGAAACGATGCTTGATTGCATGACCCATGCCCACGTGACCCACGCCCGGAGAGCATGGCACCATAAGCACGTTCGAGGAACTTCCTCCGGAGCTGGCATTAGTATTTGGGTCCACAAAGATGTCCGAGCTGGTGGAGCTGTGGCTATCGGGGCTGGGATCAGTGGGCAAACGGTTGCGGGCTAATTGCTCCCCGTCCACTTGCACATGACTCTGGCTCAGCAAGGTCTGGTGCTTTCTAGCTGGCGGCGGGGTACCACGACTCCTCTGTGGTGTTCCATTAAGGCTGCTGCTCAGCCCACTGGAAGGCGTGAAGGGCGAATTGGGTGGCGAGGGCGTAAGGGTTAAAGTCAGCTGGGAACCCTGTGTGCTGTTCAGCTCTTCTGTCGCTGAGGGCGATTGGCGGCCACTTTTGAAGTTGGTGGAGTTGGCCAGAGCGGAATTCTTTCCCTTGACACCATGCTGGCGATGATGGGTTCTCGGGGAGGCGGTTGAATTGTTACCCAGTCCAATGTTTCCCACACTGCCGCGATGAATGTGGGTGGGCCTGTCCCAGGAGTCCCAGTGCCACTGCTCTGGATCGTTGTTGCTAGCCGCAGTACCGCTCTCCAGCGACTCCATGCACTTCCTTAAGTTCTGCATGGCCCTGGTCAGGCGTCGCAGTTCCTCCTCCTCTCGCTGGCTGGGGCTGTCAGCCAGGAGTTGACGGATCTCCTCGTCGCTGAGACGCAGGCTTTGCTCTAGAGTGGTCAGGCGAGCAAGGCAGGCGGTAAGAGTCCCCTGGCTAAGGCCCACTACGCGCAGCCATTGCCTCAGTTCGTTGCCCGTTGTGTGGGGCACAAGCCCGTTGGCCGGGATGCGCTCATTTAGCCGCATCTtcgccagcagcagctcgGAGAAGTATCGCACCAGCTTCGACTCCAGGCAACGAATCTCCTGCTGCGTCAGCGTGGAGCTGATCGCGCACTGCGTTCGCAGGCCCTCCAGATGGTTGGCCGAGAGATCAATCATGTCCTGAATGATAACCAGGTTGCTGTCTACGGACAGCGAACCGGAGATGGGATCGTTGGCATTGGTGGAGCCCGTGTCTGGAGCCGATGCGGgtgcgttgttgttgctgctcatCCTGCTTATTCGCGACGGAGTGGAGCCCGATTGATTTTTTCAGACGCCCCCTCGGGGACTCGACGATTCGATGGGACCAATGGCTGGGACTCCGCCCCGCATTGTGGCCCTCGCCAAGCGACCTTGACGTTCGGTGCTCCGGCTATCGCGCACGCTAACGCCCGCAACTCTAAACGGCTTAGGCAATGCGAAAAAGCAATAATTTGTACAAGTTCCTCGGCTGTTGTTGAAATTTCTCTACACCCAAGTAGCGCATCGAGAGAAGTGTGACCATACCCGGGAGGACTCCTTCTCACTGCACACCAAAATGTACTAAAAGCACTTATCCGAAAAACTTAGGGGCACTCCtctgtatttaaaaaaaatagaacgttaagtattattattcttatgttgtaattatattatgTCTTCGAGtgtatatagcatatatatttcaattctatttgaaaaattaatccagaaattattttcacatttttattttattagtcgAAATaagtcaaatattttaatatttatattttattatttggaaatggaaattaggtagatattattttaatattttaattttataactaaaaataatttttttaagttaatATTTGATGTtccaatttatattttatgatatGTAATATTACGGAGATAGGCGAGTTTTACTTAATTTATTCATATCACCTTCAGGTGCTGGATATTTCCATTAAGTGGCCGAATgacatttatgcaaatggaaatcaGAAAATTGGGGGCCTCGTCATTAATACCACACTTCAGGGATCCCAAGCCATCGTCAATATCGGAAGTGGAATTAATTTGAACAATTCAAGACCAACAGTTTGCATCAATGACTTGATAAGAGAATATAATACCCGTGTCCCGAACAACAAGTTACCTATACTTAAGTACGAGCTACTTATTGCCATGATATTCAATGAAATCGAAAGACTTTTGGGAGAAGTACAAAACGGAGACTTTGATAGTTTTTATGCATTATACTATTCGCTATGGTTACACaggtaaatttaaaacatttttaaaatacatttaatttgcatattacATTTACTAACATGTTTTTATGTACAGCGGGCAATCTGTTAAGATTTGCCTACAAAAAGATCAGGAAAAAGAGGCCGAAATTGTGGGAATCGATGACTTTGGATTTTTGGAGGTGAAATTACCAACTGGTACTATAGAAATTGTGCAGCCCGATGGAAACAGCTTTGATATGTTGAAGGGATTGATTATACCCAAGTATCAATAGTGAAATGAAGCAGATGTGAAAACTCATATTATTCCCCGAACCCTCTAGTTTAATTGGCCCTTAAGCAACTTGTACTTTTTAGGCAAATTTAGGTCAATTTATAACTACGTAAAAACGTTTAtccttataaatatttacaaggTGATTCTTCTTAAGTGGCTTTACGAAATAATAATGGATAATTTAATCCACTAAATTAAATACTGCCAAAGAGAATTATATGTTAAAGGAAGtctcaaaatatttataatgacAGGTACATTTGTTTGTTCCCTATAAACCAGTGTTTGGAAATTACTTCGTAAGAT harbors:
- the Hcs gene encoding holocarboxylase synthetase, isoform D; the encoded protein is MLTLYYVSATVLQSWRIQKACSKIAEHLAQPSSIAFYTLQSGSDDGFDPALASSELCCNRNAAKVTDILWLHANQRGCCLRPLQTLHITPWISFPPAPSLLPFSYAADTLTPASTPTEADVPRQQRVSLSAQGEERMQLLLEADIEPLQRPSSEDTSAVRLEDYAVQREGDPQPFELLAKHLKRQSRISVGLDKDGWKKHMEDLRAVGVLAHQATEFEYQRNRSEGRTKSDPTTHDQRPTSELLAKAVAVVEPTNKAYLSPARTTEASLKAEAKGTSTKPFPTKSDAKPATLAKSEGTPATSKEDSKLTPTKGALKTSELEKLAAVQAAQQQKKEAVQVSPVKAAFLAKPPMLSKHDEPDKASDQPTKPRKSFEAVKPLNSPPSSRAAPSRPVLQRNKDSLQDAKPLNVLVYSDSASARESTLATLQQLLERNVYTIYPLMPQQAAQKYWTEQTALLVVCGSVAHGIGQILVDYFLQGGKVLSLCSDILHFVLPNYRTAEVREHELVQFSYDKWQRVKMMHHIFCYQPSPVKKHFSTDSEESTKSHSRKPALVCPRSMELKDLAGHSHNLDVHVLGTEETWNTPSLMLAKSLQSGGKAVFSQVHLEMNPSEFESDETKYSILKQNERTRLEIFADLLGKYLDVQVRGGDGVDQPQPGVVYKHAYFLGRHEAKFELLEKLRLRCSGSDNVIATPNLTMKFCGKDDKPPVANNNVLPILIHSCPDDFSTVDYFDNLKTEHIGRLVIYAPVVSSSMHLINNLELIHGLAVLPVQQTSGVGRRNNQWLSPPGCAMFSLQLHLTMDSALSSRLPLLQHLVGTAIVNSLRSHEEYGVLDISIKWPNDIYANGNQKIGGLVINTTLQGSQAIVNIGSGINLNNSRPTVCINDLIREYNTRVPNNKLPILKYELLIAMIFNEIERLLGEVQNGDFDSFYALYYSLWLHSGQSVKICLQKDQEKEAEIVGIDDFGFLEVKLPTGTIEIVQPDGNSFDMLKGLIIPKYQ
- the Hcs gene encoding holocarboxylase synthetase, isoform B produces the protein MLTLYYVSATVLQSWRIQKACSKIAEHLAQPSSIAFYTLQSGSDDGFDPALASSELCCNRNAAKVTDILWLHANQRGCCLRPLQTLHITPWISFPPAPSLLPFSYAADTLTPASTPTEADVPRQQRVSLSAQGEERMQLLLEADIEPLQRPSSEDTSAVRLEDYAVQREGDPQPFELLAKHLKRQSRISVGLDKDGWKKHMEDLRAVGVLAHQATEFEYQRNRSEGRTKSDPTTHDQRPTSELLAKAVAVVEPTNKAYLSPARTTEASLKAEAKGTSTKPFPTKSDAKPATLAKSEGTPATSKEDSKLTPTKGALKTSELEKLAAVQAAQQQKKEAVQVSPVKAAFLAKPPMLSKHDEPDKASDQPTKPRKSFEAVKPLNSPPSSRAAPSRPVLQRNKDSLQDAKPLNVLVYSDSASARESTLATLQQLLERNVYTIYPLMPQQAAQKYWTEQTALLVVCGSVAHGIGQILVDYFLQGGKVLSLCSDILHFVLPNYRTAEVREHELVQFSYDKWQRVKMMHHIFCYQPSPVKKHFSTDSEESTKSHSRKPSMELKDLAGHSHNLDVHVLGTEETWNTPSLMLAKSLQSGGKAVFSQVHLEMNPSEFESDETKYSILKQNERTRLEIFADLLGKYLDVQVRGGDGVDQPQPGVVYKHAYFLGRHEAKFELLEKLRLRCSGSDNVIATPNLTMKFCGKDDKPPVANNNVLPILIHSCPDDFSTVDYFDNLKTEHIGRLVIYAPVVSSSMHLINNLELIHGLAVLPVQQTSGVGRRNNQWLSPPGCAMFSLQLHLTMDSALSSRLPLLQHLVGTAIVNSLRSHEEYGVLDISIKWPNDIYANGNQKIGGLVINTTLQGSQAIVNIGSGINLNNSRPTVCINDLIREYNTRVPNNKLPILKYELLIAMIFNEIERLLGEVQNGDFDSFYALYYSLWLHSGQSVKICLQKDQEKEAEIVGIDDFGFLEVKLPTGTIEIVQPDGNSFDMLKGLIIPKYQ